A window of Micromonospora eburnea genomic DNA:
CAGCGGCAGGCCGGGCAGCCCGTCGATGCTGGTGGCCACGTGCTCCTTGCCGGCGAAGTACGCGCTGAGCGAGGCGTCGTCCTCCCGGGCGAACCGCCTGCCGTGCAGGTCTCGGTCGGCGTCGTAGGTCATCAGCGGCACGGCGTACCCGCAGGTGTCGCGGATCAGCCCGGCGCGGACCACGATGATCGCCCGCAGCCCGTGCGTGGTGGTGTCGATGTCGGGGAAGTGGCGCAGCAGGTCCGCCCACCGGGGATCGTCGCGGAACACCGGCTCGCCGTGCCCGTGTACCCGAACGATGTTCGGCGGGCCGGAGAACGCGCACCACATCAGCGTGATGCGGCCGTTCTCCCGCAGGTGGGCGATGGTCTCGGCGTTGCTGCCGGCGAAGTCCAGGTAGGCGAGGGTGTGCCCGTCGAGCACCGCGAGGCAGCCGCGCAGGCCCTTGGGGGAGAGGTTGACCGTGCCGTCGCCGGCGAGCGGGGCGGTAGCGGTGAAGAACATCGGCTGCGCCTCGATGAACGTTCGCAGCCGGCCGTCGATGCTTTCGTACGTCTTTCCCACGCCCGCATCATTGCCGCCGTCGGGGTTGTTCCGCTGCCCCGTTCCCAGCCCGTGGCCGGGTCAGGTGCCCCGGGAGCCGAGCCGGGCCAGGGCGCTGGCCAGGTCGCTGACCTGGTCGGCGAGCTGCCCCGCCCGGCTCTGGGCCGCGTCGCGGTCGGCCTCGGCGGCGACCAGCCGTGCGGTCAGCTCGGCCAGTCGGGCCTCGGCGGCAACGCCGGCCTCCCGCACGATCGCCAGCTCGGCGGCGAGGGCGTCCCGCTCGCCGACCCGGGCCGTCAGTTCGTCCCGTGCCGCCGTGGCCGCCGCGAGGGCTTCCGTCCGGGCCGTCTCGGCCCGCTCCCGGGCGGTCCGCGCCTCCTGTTCGGCCCGCCGCGCGTCGGCGGCCTCCGCCCGGGCCTGTTCGGTCCGCGAGTGGGCCGTCTCGGACTCCGCGCGGGCCCGTTGGGCCTCCGCCTGGGCCGCCTCGGCCTCGGTCCGCGCCCGCTGGGCGTCGGCCCGAAGCCGGTCGGCCCGCTCCATCGCCTCGCCGGCCGACCGGGCGGCCCGTGCGGCGTCGCCACGGGCGGTGTCCCGCTCGGTGGTCAGGTCGGCCACCCGGCGCCGCTCGGCGTCGAGTTCCGCCCGCACGGTACGCAGCTCGTGGCGGGCGGCGTCGCGGTCCCGCTCGGCCTGCACCCGTAGCGCCTGCGCGGCGCTGGCCTCCCCGCGTGCCTCGTCCCGGGCCGCCTCGGCGCGCTCGGCCCGCTCGGCGGCGCGGGCGGCCTCGGCCTCGGCCCGGCCGGTGAGTTCCCGGGCCGCGTCCCGCTCGGCCAGCGCCGCCTGTGCCTCCTGCCGGGCCCGGGCCGCGGTCGCGGCGGCGTCCTCGGCGTCGCGGCGGGCCTCGTCCCGTTCGGTGTGCGCGGCGGCCGCCTGCGTGGCCGCCTCGGCGCGGACCTGCGCGAGTTGCCGCTCCACCCCGGCGGGGGACAGCTCGGCGTGCAGCGCCTCGGTGAGCGTCT
This region includes:
- a CDS encoding pyridoxamine 5'-phosphate oxidase family protein — its product is MGKTYESIDGRLRTFIEAQPMFFTATAPLAGDGTVNLSPKGLRGCLAVLDGHTLAYLDFAGSNAETIAHLRENGRITLMWCAFSGPPNIVRVHGHGEPVFRDDPRWADLLRHFPDIDTTTHGLRAIIVVRAGLIRDTCGYAVPLMTYDADRDLHGRRFAREDDASLSAYFAGKEHVATSIDGLPGLPLPLPPTPAR